The following coding sequences are from one Panicum hallii strain FIL2 chromosome 5, PHallii_v3.1, whole genome shotgun sequence window:
- the LOC112891952 gene encoding stress response protein NST1-like has protein sequence MERGDGGGGMAPRGGGGGVVGSAAMLGLDMHLAPQQMHQAAAFQQQPQAEHHHGGFQLHQPAPVRHQQQQQQQQPPSFSPYSNTSSSRVVTSAAGVGHDDEMVGNGCFGGKAGVVQQQQQQMAAAAGCPWTRMKWTDSMVRLLITVVYNVGDDGDGVAPAGGAGGGKPAKAGSSAHGGHGHGHAAAAQQQQKKGKWKSVSRAMGEKGFTVSPQQCEDKFNDLNKRYKRVVDLLGRGRACRVVENHALLDAIDDLSAKAKDEARKLLSSKHLFFREMCAYHNGGGPHAPPHAAAGGDAACLHHPPPAPAASSAARHAQQQQHLAAPSPPGMKDSSADDDDDSDDALSNNGDDDEEDYGDDDEDGHVYPLNHHAHHHHHHNGGGRGKRGRGEDSGAAEDDNEDDAGGKRARAAASVEQSAVVQQLKGELAAATAAAADPQQFRCWVRRRAVEVEEQQVALESRGFELETQRLKWERFRANKERDMERARLENDRLRIEGRRMLLLLRHKDIELDMAEANSSSVDHHPAASPLAAHYQPQPMGSSPSTAGHPN, from the coding sequence ATGGAGAGGGGCGACGGGGGAGGAGGCATGGcgccgcggggcggcggcggcggcgtggtgggGTCGGCGGCAATGCTAGGGCTGGACATGCACCTGGCCCCGCAGCAGATGCACCAGGCCGCCGCGTTCCAGCAACAGCCGCAGGCGGAGCACCACCACGGCGGGTTCCAGCTGCACCAGCCGGCGCCGGTGaggcaccagcagcagcagcagcagcagcagccgccgtcGTTCTCGCCCTACTCCAACACGTCGTCGTCCAGGGTCGTCACGAGCGCGGCGGGGGTCGGGCACGACGACGAGATGGTGGGCAACGGCTGCTTCGGCGGGAAGGCCGGAGtggtgcagcagcagcagcagcagatggcggcggcggcggggtgcccGTGGACGCGGATGAAGTGGACGGACTCCATGGTGCGCCTGCTCATCACGGTGGTGTACAACGtcggcgacgacggcgacggcgtggcGCCGGCTGGCGGCGCGGGTGGAGGCAAGCCGGCCAAGGCGGGCTCGTCGGCGCACGGGGGGCACGGGCACGgccacgcggcggcggcgcagcagcagcagaagaaGGGCAAGTGGAAGTCGGTGTCGCGCGCCATGGGGGAGAAGGGCTTCACGGTGTCGCCGCAGCAGTGCGAGGACAAGTTCAACGACCTCAACAAGCGCTACAAGCGCGTCGTCGACCTGctcggccgcggccgcgcgTGCCGGGTGGTCGAGAACCACGCGCTGCTCGACGCCATCGACGACCTCTCGGCCAAGGCCAAGGACGAGGCGCGCAAGCTGCTCAGCTCCAAGCACCTCTTCTTCCGCGAGATGTGCGCCTACCACAACGGCGGCGggccgcacgcgccgccgcacgccgccgcgggGGGCGACGCCGCCTGCCtccaccacccgccgccggctCCCGCGGCCTCGTCCGCCGCCCGCcacgcgcagcagcagcagcacctggCGGCCCCGTCCCCGCCGGGGATGAAGGACTCCTCcgcggacgacgacgacgacagcgaTGACGCCCTGAGCAACAAcggggacgacgacgaggaggactacggcgacgacgacgaggacggCCACGTGTACCCCCTCAACCACCacgcccaccaccaccaccaccacaacggcggcgggcgcggcaagcgcgggcgcggcgaggACAGCGGCGCGGCTGAGGACGACAACGAGGACGACGCTGGCGGgaagcgcgcgcgggcggcggcttcGGTCGAGCAGTCGGCGGTGGTGCAGCAGCTGAAGGGCGAGCTCGCGGCCgcgacggctgcggcggcggaccCGCAGCAGTTCCGGTGCTGGGtgcggcggcgcgcggtggaggtggaggagcaGCAGGTGGCCCTCGAGTCCCGCGGCTTCGAGCTGGAGACGCAGCGCCTCAAGTGGGAGCGGTTCCGCGCCAACAAGGAGCGCGACAtggagcgcgcgcggctggaGAATGACCGCCTCCGCATCGAGGGCCGCCgcatgctgctcctgctccgccaCAAGGACATCGAGCTGGACATGGCCGAGGCCAACTCGTCGTCCGTGGACCACCACCCCGCCGCGTCGCCGCTCGCGGCGCACTACCAGCCCCAGCCGATGGGGTCCAGCCCGtccaccgccggccaccccaACTAG